One Scytonema millei VB511283 genomic window carries:
- a CDS encoding amylo-alpha-1,6-glucosidase, translating to MTLDTIATQDRLEISGRVFVPAEQLPIPEWPCVLSERPQPTLTIKDDDLFLVTDTLGNIAGGCYSDDSAASMGLFCCDSRFLSRLELQIEGRSPVLLSSTADKGFSLSVLCTNPTVDNRLKADTLGIRRELVLNGALFEEIEISNYSTSAVSVAISLSFDADFVDLFEIRGFNREKRGKLLRLAAVDGRRQRDNRVDGFEEASRKSQLDRAPLSFPTPDSRLPTPDSQLPETLTLAYQGLDNSIMESRLQFQHTQPDSFKGYTAIWQLDLASHETKKLGYRLSMTINDRSASTVNAPNTLVQARAAEDSEELHWCQQSTRIRSDKADFNHIVERAEQDMYLLRQSFGKYKTVSAGVPWFSTLFGRDSLIAAAQTLMLNPSIARETLILLAAYQGKTEDEWREEEPGKILHEIRMGEMARCQEIPHTPYYGTIDATPLWLMLYAEYFAWTHDLETLDRLWSNALAAMDWIDRRLKPTGYLSYFRKSRGGLANQGWKDSGDCIVNRQGELATGAIALCEVQAYVYAAKVRLAEIAQMKKRLDLAEKWQDEARELKVRFNRDFWLSDQDFCALALDGEGKPVDSITSNPGHCLHLGIFTPEKAYSVAERLRAPDMFNGWGIRTLSSLSPAYNPMGYHLGSVWPHDNSLIVLGLRSLGLVDQALDVFQGLFDMTLQQPYQRPPELFCGYERNGDRAPVQYPVACSPQAWATGTIFQLLQTIINLVPDAPNNCLRVIDPALPDSINRLSIHNLRVGPTLLDLEFERAGNTTACRVVKKRGNLRVVIEA from the coding sequence AAGACGACGATCTATTTTTGGTGACAGATACGCTAGGAAATATTGCTGGCGGCTGTTATAGCGATGATAGTGCAGCTAGCATGGGGTTATTTTGCTGCGATAGCCGCTTTCTGAGTCGCTTAGAATTACAGATTGAGGGGCGATCGCCTGTTTTACTCAGCAGTACTGCCGATAAAGGATTTTCCCTTTCCGTCTTATGTACGAATCCTACAGTAGATAATCGCTTAAAAGCTGACACCTTGGGCATTCGTCGCGAATTAGTTTTGAATGGAGCGCTATTTGAAGAAATAGAAATTTCCAACTACAGTACGAGTGCCGTCAGCGTTGCTATTAGCCTGAGCTTTGATGCCGATTTTGTCGATTTATTTGAAATTCGCGGCTTCAATCGAGAAAAGCGCGGTAAACTGCTACGGCTTGCTGCAGTAGATGGAAGAAGACAGAGGGACAACAGAGTTGATGGATTTGAGGAAGCAAGTCGCAAGTCGCAATTAGATCGCGCACCACTCTCATTCCCGACTCCCGACTCCCGACTCCCGACTCCCGACTCCCAACTACCAGAAACACTCACCCTTGCTTATCAGGGTTTAGATAATTCCATCATGGAATCGCGGTTGCAGTTCCAACACACTCAGCCAGATTCATTCAAAGGCTATACGGCAATTTGGCAGCTAGACTTGGCTTCGCACGAAACCAAAAAGCTCGGTTATCGATTGTCAATGACAATCAACGATCGCTCGGCTTCTACCGTTAACGCTCCCAATACATTAGTCCAAGCAAGAGCAGCAGAAGACTCAGAGGAACTGCACTGGTGTCAACAAAGCACGCGAATTCGCTCTGATAAGGCTGATTTCAACCATATCGTCGAGCGAGCCGAGCAAGACATGTATTTGCTACGGCAATCTTTTGGTAAGTATAAAACTGTTTCCGCTGGCGTACCTTGGTTTTCTACTCTATTCGGACGAGATTCGCTGATTGCGGCAGCTCAAACTTTAATGTTAAATCCGTCGATCGCCCGCGAAACTCTAATTTTACTCGCAGCTTATCAAGGCAAAACTGAGGACGAATGGCGGGAAGAAGAACCAGGCAAAATTCTACATGAAATTCGCATGGGAGAAATGGCGCGCTGCCAGGAAATCCCCCATACGCCTTATTACGGTACGATCGATGCTACTCCTTTGTGGTTAATGCTCTATGCCGAATACTTTGCCTGGACTCACGACTTAGAAACCCTAGATCGTTTGTGGTCAAATGCTTTAGCCGCAATGGATTGGATCGATCGCCGCCTCAAGCCAACGGGATATTTATCCTACTTTCGCAAGTCACGCGGAGGTTTAGCCAATCAAGGTTGGAAGGATTCTGGCGATTGTATCGTTAATCGTCAAGGAGAACTCGCAACGGGGGCGATCGCTCTATGCGAAGTGCAGGCTTATGTCTACGCCGCAAAAGTGCGACTGGCAGAAATTGCTCAGATGAAGAAGCGGCTCGATCTTGCCGAAAAGTGGCAGGATGAAGCCAGAGAGCTGAAAGTTCGATTTAATCGCGATTTTTGGCTGTCTGACCAAGATTTCTGCGCATTGGCGTTGGATGGGGAAGGCAAACCAGTAGATAGTATTACCTCTAATCCCGGGCATTGTTTGCATCTAGGCATTTTTACACCTGAAAAAGCTTACAGCGTTGCCGAACGGCTCCGAGCGCCAGATATGTTTAACGGTTGGGGAATTCGCACTTTAAGCAGTTTATCCCCTGCCTATAATCCGATGGGCTACCATCTCGGTTCGGTCTGGCCTCACGATAATTCTCTGATCGTGCTGGGACTGCGATCGCTCGGGCTAGTGGATCAAGCTTTGGACGTATTTCAAGGGTTATTCGATATGACACTTCAGCAACCCTACCAGCGCCCACCAGAGCTTTTCTGCGGCTACGAGCGCAATGGCGATCGCGCTCCCGTCCAGTATCCCGTGGCTTGTTCTCCTCAAGCATGGGCAACGGGAACCATTTTTCAGTTATTGCAAACAATTATCAATCTCGTACCTGATGCCCCAAATAATTGCTTGCGGGTCATCGATCCGGCTTTACCAGACTCCATCAATCGTCTATCCATACACAATCTACGTGTCGGTCCTACCTTACTCGATCTAGAATTCGAGCGTGCTGGCAATACGACTGCCTGTCGCGTGGTCAAAAAACGCGGTAACCTGCGCGTAGTCATCGAAGCGTAA